The following proteins come from a genomic window of Verrucomicrobiia bacterium:
- a CDS encoding DsrE family protein, whose amino-acid sequence MILRGKKLGILLSTKPEEPNFQHGVCLAAAGVARGVEVYLYCIDDAVSGIRDPRITHLKQLGVRLFACAYGAQMRNLEADDCVYFAGLTVVADLMADTDRFISFN is encoded by the coding sequence ATGATCTTACGCGGAAAAAAACTGGGCATTCTTCTTTCCACAAAACCGGAAGAGCCAAATTTTCAACATGGAGTCTGCCTTGCTGCAGCGGGGGTGGCCCGTGGCGTGGAAGTGTATCTCTACTGTATTGATGACGCCGTTTCTGGAATCAGAGATCCCCGCATCACTCATCTGAAACAACTCGGGGTGCGTTTGTTCGCGTGCGCGTATGGAGCACAAATGCGGAATTTGGAGGCAGATGATTGCGTGTATTTTGCAGGCCTGACCGTGGTGGCCGATCTGATGGCGGACACGGATCGCTTCATAAGTTTCAACTGA
- the hisD gene encoding histidinol dehydrogenase yields MNVIRLTATNFADEMRQLTGHSSLFDQTIEARTREIVEGVYLRGDAAVLEYTEKFNGVHLAPEDLAVSQAESFNASLQADEHLRRAVDIASSNIELFARKALRKNWTGKNRQGATVGEKFDPFQRVGIYIPGGTAPLVSTALMTVTLARVAGCQEIVVCTPCDNQGKINPALLFAARQAGATEIYRVGGAQAIAAMAYGTPTIKHVQKVFGPGNAYVVTAKRLLFGHVAVDLLPGPSEVMVIADDSANPKFIAADLLAQAEHGSGHERVWMVTTSIKLLHAVEREINNQLPKLSRHEFIGKALHNHGHLILVKSMDVAADVANALAPEHCEIMTKDAEKLSEKITTAGAIFLGGYSPTVMGDYMAGPSHTLPTGGGGLSFAGLTVDQFQRRTSLVQYNRTALQKSVSTIQKFAEMEGLDAHGRSATIRLEGNK; encoded by the coding sequence ATGAATGTGATTCGCCTGACAGCGACGAATTTCGCCGACGAGATGCGGCAGTTGACCGGTCATTCCAGCCTGTTTGACCAGACGATCGAGGCGCGTACGCGGGAGATCGTGGAGGGAGTGTATCTGCGCGGGGATGCCGCGGTGCTCGAATATACGGAGAAGTTCAATGGCGTGCATCTGGCGCCGGAGGATCTGGCGGTGAGTCAGGCGGAGAGTTTCAATGCGTCTTTGCAGGCGGATGAGCATTTGCGCCGGGCGGTGGATATCGCCAGCAGCAACATCGAGCTGTTCGCGCGCAAGGCGCTGCGGAAGAACTGGACGGGGAAGAATCGCCAGGGGGCGACGGTGGGGGAGAAGTTCGATCCGTTTCAGCGCGTGGGCATCTACATCCCGGGCGGCACGGCTCCGCTGGTTTCCACGGCTTTGATGACGGTGACGTTGGCGCGCGTGGCGGGTTGTCAGGAGATCGTGGTCTGCACGCCTTGTGATAATCAGGGGAAGATCAATCCGGCGCTGCTCTTCGCGGCGCGGCAGGCGGGGGCGACGGAGATTTATCGGGTGGGTGGGGCGCAGGCGATCGCGGCGATGGCGTATGGCACACCGACGATCAAGCATGTGCAAAAAGTTTTCGGACCGGGCAACGCGTATGTGGTGACGGCGAAGCGCCTCTTGTTCGGTCACGTGGCGGTCGACCTCTTGCCGGGGCCGAGCGAGGTGATGGTGATCGCGGATGATTCGGCGAATCCCAAGTTCATCGCCGCCGATCTGCTGGCCCAGGCGGAGCATGGTTCCGGCCATGAGCGAGTCTGGATGGTCACGACCTCCATCAAGCTGCTGCACGCCGTGGAGCGGGAGATCAACAACCAGTTGCCCAAACTTTCACGTCACGAATTCATCGGCAAGGCATTGCACAACCATGGTCACCTGATCTTGGTGAAATCCATGGACGTGGCGGCAGACGTGGCGAATGCGCTGGCACCGGAGCATTGCGAGATCATGACGAAGGACGCCGAGAAGCTGAGCGAGAAGATCACCACCGCTGGCGCGATTTTCCTCGGTGGTTATTCGCCGACGGTCATGGGCGATTACATGGCGGGACCGAGCCACACCTTGCCCACGGGCGGGGGCGGATTATCCTTCGCCGGCTTGACGGTGGACCAATTTCAGCGTCGTACGAGCCTGGTGCAGTATAACCGGACGGCTTTGCAGAAATCGGTGTCCACCATCCAGAAGTTCGCCGAGATGGAAGGCTTGGACGCGCATGGCCGCTCCGCGACCATTCGCTTGGAGGGCAATAAGTGA
- the hisC gene encoding histidinol-phosphate transaminase, producing the protein MVHALHPYVPGEQPRIRGLVKLNTNENPYPPSPKVIEATKAAVDGRLRLYPNPTAQALREKLAKLHKCAPENIIIGNGSDELLIMAVRAFTEPVATGAPVDKTTVQYFTPSYSLYPVLSDIHGSRTNGVPLKADFGIPTVAELKQGKQWQFNAALTFVTTPNAPSGRGYSVAELEALCQAQKGIIVLDEAYVDFAKENALDLALKYPHVIVSRTFSKAYSLCFQRVGYFVAHAEVVAALDKIRDSYNVNGLGQVAALATLSDLPYYRAGFKKIIATRSRLTEELTGLGFTVLPSQTNFILTKPPAFPAEQWLGKLRDRKVLVRWFKYPEVRDYLRITIGSEGEAEVLLKAVKGILAGAR; encoded by the coding sequence ATGGTGCATGCCTTGCATCCGTATGTGCCGGGTGAGCAGCCGCGCATCCGCGGGCTCGTGAAGCTGAACACGAACGAGAATCCGTATCCGCCCTCACCGAAAGTGATCGAGGCGACGAAGGCGGCGGTGGATGGGCGGCTGCGGCTGTATCCGAATCCCACGGCGCAAGCGCTCCGCGAAAAGCTGGCGAAGCTGCACAAGTGCGCGCCGGAAAATATCATCATCGGCAACGGCTCGGATGAACTGCTGATCATGGCGGTGCGGGCCTTCACGGAACCGGTGGCGACGGGCGCGCCCGTGGACAAGACGACGGTGCAGTATTTCACGCCGAGTTATTCGCTCTACCCGGTGTTGTCCGACATTCATGGTTCGCGGACGAACGGTGTGCCGTTGAAGGCGGACTTCGGGATTCCGACGGTGGCGGAGTTGAAGCAGGGGAAGCAGTGGCAGTTCAATGCGGCGCTGACTTTCGTCACGACACCGAATGCGCCGAGTGGTCGCGGTTATTCGGTGGCGGAGTTGGAAGCACTCTGCCAGGCGCAGAAGGGGATCATCGTCTTGGATGAGGCGTATGTGGACTTCGCCAAGGAGAATGCCTTGGACCTTGCGTTGAAGTATCCGCATGTGATCGTCTCGCGGACGTTCTCGAAGGCGTATTCGCTCTGCTTCCAGCGGGTGGGTTATTTTGTGGCGCATGCGGAGGTGGTGGCGGCGCTGGATAAGATCCGGGACAGCTACAATGTGAATGGGCTTGGGCAGGTGGCCGCCTTGGCGACTCTCAGCGACCTGCCGTATTACCGGGCGGGCTTTAAGAAGATCATCGCCACACGGAGCCGGTTGACGGAGGAGTTGACCGGGTTGGGCTTCACGGTGCTGCCGAGCCAGACGAATTTCATCCTCACCAAACCACCAGCATTTCCGGCGGAGCAGTGGTTGGGCAAGTTGCGTGACCGGAAGGTGTTGGTGCGGTGGTTCAAGTATCCAGAGGTGCGGGATTATCTGCGGATCACAATCGGGTCGGAGGGGGAGGCGGAGGTGCTTCTCAAGGCGGTGAAGGGGATATTGGCAGGGGCGAGGTGA
- a CDS encoding response regulator: protein MTKPGNQSSLSLSYTRISALLVIILGGGVFFGWLLQSITMVAVVAGFTPMQPNTAVCFVVAGAAILAAGKERMRWTLWLGAAIAMVGLATLLQYTYGGNFGIDQFLIKPFYVERSAFPGRMSMLTSICFFLAGLSLVIKASSQQNPRLRIMLAICNSCVLGIASTAFFSYQLDVEGLQGWRRQIGQMALHTSIGFLLLSTGIFSLAWHRTKQEQTGLPSWLPFPVGIGALAATLYVYLMVLSSQQMQTERSTALQLENLRVLLHHSIDERMGALNRMARRWEAAGGIAEAEWEKDAANYVGDLPGFQAVQWIDASMVVRRCVPVKGNESVIGLNLGENPARLAIYERSRQQGRLTFTPAINLIQGGRGFLVHVPLMVNGQPDGFIVGVFRSQDFLSSVIRPELVRDHSLFVYDGDKELYRSQKENFGPGRSLAKQAKLKLPGSEWDMVLEPLRVDTESKMSELVQWIGAGIALLLSGMTWLAQTAYRRTGELQKGNEQLSAEVLERRRVEEELRRLGISQRAVLGSANYSVISTTMDGTITSFNAAAERMLGYAAEEVVGKVSPAIIHLEEEVVARAGELEKELGRKIEPGFDVFVAKARMGQTEEREWTYVRKDGSRFPVLLSVTAIRDERHGTVGFLGIASDITERKESEEKLADEKARLFAFIEHAPAAVAMFDREMRYIAASRRWFVDYGLSGQSILGRSHYEVFPNVGENWKDIHRHCLAGAIERKDDDVWRPPGWDHDQHLRWEVRPWFDGAGKIGGVMMFTQDITADRMREQELGRMRDAADAANQAKSEFLANMSHEVRTPMNGVIGMTGLLLDTPLTLEQRNYAETIQFSAESLLTVINDILDFSKIEAGKLVFETLDFNLQETVEESLEILAQRAQSKGIELVGWLAPEVPVNLRGDPGRIRQVLNNLLSNAVKFTERGEVVMNVRLTSETQDHAVLRFEVKDSGIGISEEAQRRLFQAFSQADGSTTRKYGGTGLGLAISRQLVELMNGEIGVTSEPGKGSTFWFTARLEKQQQTAIKLVPVTSLIQAGDRVLIAVTNPANREFLHNQLLAWKMNSVAVGTGEEALKAIRESLRKEGRFKLAVLDQKLPGIDGVALARIIRQEIGRDGLKLVLLESGTEAVRPQEIVEAGIDGALQKPLTQSRMLDCFMTVSAQAMNPRSLAMVPVEAVETVSNQPKRKIKILLAEDNAVNQKVTLGQLRKLGCQADCVGNGLEVLQALEVVPYEIVLMDCQMPEMDGFAASREIRHRGLNVHIIALTANAMQGDRERCLAAGMSDYITKPMKLEDLKAAIDRWADLRPRKVTGDTETSPTTTAVFNLEILRTATSDDLDLTSDLVAVYFDDVEKTLPLLEAACKSRKLPEVNKLSHRLRGSSATMGLDRVAKVLEKIEMKSETGAVEALMPLMEELRRQMSLAKTALEKHVEGLKR from the coding sequence ATGACAAAGCCGGGAAATCAATCCAGTCTGAGCCTGTCTTACACCCGGATCAGTGCTTTGCTGGTGATCATACTTGGTGGCGGGGTGTTTTTTGGGTGGCTGCTCCAGAGCATAACCATGGTGGCAGTGGTGGCGGGGTTCACTCCGATGCAGCCGAACACAGCGGTTTGTTTCGTCGTGGCCGGAGCGGCGATTCTGGCGGCAGGCAAGGAGAGGATGCGGTGGACATTGTGGCTGGGGGCAGCTATCGCAATGGTGGGGCTGGCCACCTTGCTTCAATATACGTATGGAGGAAATTTCGGCATCGATCAGTTCCTGATCAAACCGTTCTATGTGGAGAGGAGTGCGTTTCCCGGACGGATGTCGATGCTCACCTCCATCTGTTTTTTTCTCGCTGGGCTCTCCCTGGTCATAAAAGCCAGCAGCCAGCAAAATCCCCGGCTGAGAATAATGCTGGCGATCTGCAACAGTTGTGTGCTTGGGATCGCATCGACCGCCTTTTTTTCTTATCAGCTTGATGTGGAGGGGTTGCAGGGCTGGCGACGGCAGATCGGGCAGATGGCTTTGCACACATCGATCGGTTTCCTGCTTCTGAGCACGGGAATTTTTTCTTTGGCCTGGCATCGCACCAAGCAGGAGCAGACGGGCTTGCCGAGCTGGCTGCCATTTCCCGTTGGCATCGGTGCGCTCGCCGCCACGCTGTATGTCTATCTGATGGTGTTGTCCTCCCAACAGATGCAGACGGAGCGGAGCACGGCGCTGCAACTGGAGAACCTCCGCGTGCTGCTCCATCATTCCATCGATGAGCGCATGGGGGCGCTGAACCGGATGGCCAGGCGCTGGGAGGCGGCCGGAGGGATCGCCGAGGCTGAGTGGGAGAAGGATGCAGCCAATTATGTAGGTGATCTGCCCGGATTTCAGGCGGTGCAATGGATTGATGCAAGTATGGTGGTGCGGCGGTGTGTGCCGGTGAAGGGAAATGAATCGGTTATCGGATTGAATCTGGGCGAAAATCCGGCACGTCTGGCAATTTACGAACGTTCGCGGCAGCAGGGCCGGCTTACGTTCACCCCGGCGATCAACCTGATCCAGGGCGGAAGGGGCTTTCTTGTCCATGTCCCTTTGATGGTGAATGGCCAACCGGATGGCTTCATCGTGGGGGTGTTTCGTTCCCAAGATTTTTTGTCCAGCGTGATCCGGCCGGAACTGGTGCGGGATCATTCTTTGTTTGTCTATGATGGGGACAAGGAGCTGTATCGTTCACAAAAGGAGAATTTTGGCCCCGGACGTTCACTGGCCAAGCAGGCGAAACTGAAACTGCCGGGGTCGGAATGGGACATGGTGCTGGAACCGCTCCGGGTGGACACAGAATCCAAGATGTCCGAATTGGTGCAGTGGATTGGTGCGGGGATCGCCTTGCTGCTTTCCGGCATGACCTGGCTGGCGCAGACTGCTTACCGGCGCACAGGCGAGCTGCAAAAGGGTAATGAGCAGCTTTCTGCCGAAGTGCTGGAACGACGCCGGGTGGAGGAAGAATTGCGCCGGTTGGGCATCTCGCAAAGGGCAGTCCTGGGCAGTGCCAATTATTCGGTCATCTCCACCACCATGGACGGGACCATCACCTCCTTCAATGCCGCCGCCGAGAGGATGCTCGGATATGCGGCCGAGGAAGTGGTCGGAAAGGTGAGTCCGGCCATCATTCATCTGGAAGAGGAAGTGGTGGCGCGGGCGGGGGAACTGGAGAAGGAACTGGGCCGGAAAATCGAGCCGGGATTTGATGTCTTCGTGGCCAAGGCGCGCATGGGGCAAACTGAAGAGAGGGAGTGGACGTATGTGCGCAAGGACGGAAGCCGGTTTCCCGTGCTGCTTTCCGTTACCGCCATCCGGGATGAACGGCACGGCACCGTCGGTTTTCTGGGCATCGCCAGCGACATCACCGAGCGCAAGGAGTCGGAGGAGAAGCTGGCAGATGAAAAGGCGCGCCTTTTCGCTTTCATCGAGCATGCACCGGCGGCGGTGGCGATGTTTGACCGTGAGATGAGATACATCGCCGCGAGCCGCCGCTGGTTCGTGGATTACGGGCTGAGCGGCCAGTCCATCCTCGGCCGCAGTCACTACGAGGTGTTCCCCAATGTCGGAGAGAACTGGAAAGATATCCACCGTCATTGTTTGGCGGGGGCGATCGAGCGGAAGGATGATGACGTTTGGCGGCCACCGGGTTGGGACCATGACCAGCACCTGCGCTGGGAGGTGCGTCCGTGGTTTGATGGCGCTGGTAAAATCGGCGGGGTCATGATGTTCACGCAAGACATCACAGCGGATCGCATGCGCGAGCAGGAGCTGGGGCGGATGCGGGATGCGGCGGATGCGGCGAACCAGGCGAAGAGCGAGTTCCTCGCGAATATGAGCCATGAAGTGCGCACCCCGATGAACGGTGTCATCGGTATGACCGGACTTCTGCTGGATACACCGCTAACGCTGGAGCAGCGGAATTATGCGGAGACGATCCAGTTCAGTGCGGAGTCATTGCTGACGGTGATCAATGACATCCTGGATTTCTCGAAGATCGAGGCGGGCAAGCTGGTGTTCGAGACGCTCGATTTCAATCTGCAGGAGACGGTGGAGGAATCGCTGGAGATTCTGGCGCAACGGGCGCAATCCAAAGGCATCGAACTGGTCGGCTGGCTGGCACCGGAAGTGCCGGTGAATTTGCGCGGTGATCCGGGGCGCATACGGCAGGTGCTGAACAATCTCTTGAGTAATGCGGTGAAGTTCACTGAGCGGGGTGAAGTGGTGATGAATGTGCGGCTCACGAGTGAGACGCAGGATCACGCGGTTCTGCGCTTCGAGGTGAAGGACAGCGGCATCGGCATCTCAGAGGAAGCGCAGAGGCGTTTGTTCCAGGCGTTCTCGCAAGCGGACGGTTCGACAACGCGCAAATACGGTGGCACCGGCTTGGGGCTGGCGATCAGCCGGCAATTGGTTGAATTGATGAATGGCGAGATCGGCGTAACGAGCGAGCCGGGGAAAGGTTCCACGTTCTGGTTCACTGCACGGTTGGAAAAGCAGCAGCAGACCGCGATAAAACTCGTGCCAGTGACATCTCTTATTCAAGCGGGTGACCGCGTGCTTATTGCGGTGACCAACCCGGCGAACCGCGAGTTTCTGCACAATCAACTGCTGGCGTGGAAGATGAATTCCGTGGCAGTGGGTACGGGAGAAGAGGCGCTGAAGGCGATACGTGAGAGCTTGCGGAAAGAAGGCCGGTTCAAACTGGCGGTGCTGGATCAAAAGCTGCCGGGCATTGACGGGGTGGCACTGGCCAGGATCATCCGACAGGAGATCGGTCGTGACGGGCTCAAACTGGTTTTGCTGGAATCTGGAACGGAAGCCGTCAGGCCGCAGGAGATCGTGGAAGCCGGGATCGACGGCGCTTTACAGAAACCGCTGACGCAGTCACGTATGCTGGATTGTTTTATGACTGTGAGTGCGCAGGCGATGAACCCGCGTTCGCTCGCGATGGTGCCGGTGGAGGCGGTAGAGACTGTGAGCAACCAGCCGAAGAGAAAGATCAAGATACTGCTGGCAGAGGACAATGCGGTGAACCAGAAAGTGACGCTGGGACAACTGCGCAAGCTGGGATGCCAGGCGGATTGTGTGGGTAATGGTCTGGAAGTGCTGCAGGCGTTGGAAGTGGTGCCGTATGAGATCGTGCTGATGGACTGCCAGATGCCGGAGATGGACGGCTTTGCAGCATCGCGCGAGATCCGGCATCGGGGATTGAATGTGCATATCATCGCGTTGACGGCGAATGCGATGCAGGGCGATCGTGAGCGTTGCCTGGCGGCGGGGATGAGCGATTACATCACCAAACCGATGAAGCTGGAGGATCTCAAGGCGGCGATCGACCGCTGGGCTGATCTGCGGCCGCGCAAGGTGACGGGAGACACGGAGACATCACCGACGACCACGGCCGTGTTCAACCTGGAGATATTGCGGACGGCTACCTCAGACGATCTGGACCTGACGAGCGATCTGGTGGCGGTTTATTTCGATGATGTGGAAAAGACGCTGCCGTTGCTGGAAGCGGCGTGTAAATCGCGAAAGCTGCCGGAGGTGAATAAGCTGTCACACCGGTTGCGTGGTTCCAGTGCCACCATGGGTTTGGACCGTGTGGCCAAGGTGCTGGAAAAGATCGAGATGAAATCGGAGACTGGAGCGGTGGAGGCGTTAATGCCGTTGATGGAGGAATTGCGGCGGCAGATGTCTCTGGCGAAGACGGCGCTGGAGAAGCATGTGGAGGGGTTGAAGAGGTAG
- a CDS encoding response regulator, translated as MNPELNQRTNGASSQSTLIVVVDDEPMVGELVQTIFALEGLDSKVYQDPIAALQELKGWAGPPALLLTDFRMPGMNGMELIQGAKTRFPELKTVLFSGNVDESIQSEYPLHADAFIRKPFYPNLLLDTVRKVLKDGGAGRAQP; from the coding sequence ATGAATCCTGAACTGAATCAAAGAACCAATGGAGCAAGCAGCCAGTCGACACTGATCGTCGTTGTTGATGACGAGCCGATGGTCGGTGAACTGGTTCAGACCATATTTGCATTGGAGGGACTGGATTCCAAGGTTTACCAGGATCCTATTGCAGCGTTGCAGGAGTTGAAGGGGTGGGCGGGGCCACCGGCGTTGTTGCTGACGGATTTCAGGATGCCCGGCATGAATGGAATGGAACTCATCCAAGGTGCCAAGACGCGGTTTCCCGAGCTCAAGACGGTGTTGTTCAGCGGTAATGTGGATGAGAGCATCCAGAGCGAATATCCACTTCACGCGGATGCGTTCATCCGTAAACCGTTTTATCCCAATCTCCTGTTGGATACAGTCCGTAAAGTCCTAAAAGACGGGGGGGCTGGAAGAGCACAACCGTGA
- a CDS encoding PEP-CTERM sorting domain-containing protein — translation MKTTAFRTHLRTLLALGTLGYLAGVAGQAHAISSTYSFGSVTFDQALTPDRAKLLGNGETLGGVSFSPLLPNGTTSAIPNFPASSSGFNTALSLGDLTDLNTGLRGVNLPRGDNGSTTRHGIEVSWASGLGIFNGSGDDFVIFESASTQAGVEGMMVRVHIGGTENWSDWHYFATSEFGGTTGNEGLHIYKYDLSNFGLTESQGVDYIQFANLMPNDKAVDSSGQGRLAFDGSGFALNAGVLDGDGVYTGTTVYDPDPVYVASLQNLAVVPEPTSIALLIGGLGLFGCARRKRE, via the coding sequence ATGAAAACCACCGCCTTTCGCACTCATCTTAGGACCTTGCTGGCACTGGGCACCTTGGGATATTTGGCCGGCGTAGCCGGTCAGGCCCACGCTATTTCCAGCACCTACTCCTTCGGTTCCGTGACGTTCGATCAGGCACTGACACCCGATCGCGCCAAACTCCTCGGCAATGGCGAGACGTTAGGCGGCGTCAGCTTCAGCCCCTTGCTGCCGAACGGCACCACCTCAGCCATCCCCAATTTCCCTGCCAGCAGCTCAGGTTTTAACACAGCCTTGAGCCTCGGTGACCTCACAGACTTGAACACCGGCTTGCGCGGCGTCAACCTGCCGCGCGGTGATAACGGCTCCACCACCCGCCACGGCATTGAAGTCTCATGGGCCAGCGGCTTGGGGATTTTTAATGGTTCGGGTGATGATTTTGTCATCTTTGAATCCGCCTCCACGCAAGCTGGCGTTGAAGGCATGATGGTCCGTGTCCATATCGGCGGCACGGAAAACTGGTCGGATTGGCACTACTTCGCCACGTCGGAATTCGGCGGCACGACCGGCAACGAGGGTCTCCACATCTACAAATACGACCTCTCAAATTTCGGCCTCACTGAAAGCCAGGGTGTCGATTACATCCAGTTCGCCAACCTGATGCCGAACGACAAAGCAGTCGATAGCTCCGGCCAAGGCAGACTGGCTTTCGATGGTTCCGGCTTCGCCCTCAACGCGGGCGTGTTGGATGGCGATGGCGTTTATACAGGCACCACTGTCTACGATCCCGATCCTGTCTACGTCGCTTCCCTTCAAAACTTGGCCGTAGTTCCGGAACCCACCTCCATTGCTCTGCTGATTGGCGGCTTAGGATTGTTCGGCTGCGCCCGGCGCAAGCGCGAATGA
- a CDS encoding virulence RhuM family protein, which produces MSKDKPTRGGGKKKDTVSLVRSSAAEYLTFVAASGKGGVEAVYAGENVWLSQKMMGLLYDVETHTINYHLKQVFADHELQEESVIRNFRITAADGKAYDTQHYNLAAIIAVGYKVNSGRAVQFRKWATTIIESFTIKGFAMDDERLKNDGSILGKKYFEEQLQRIREIRLSERKFYQKITDIYATSIDYDVTAAATQRFFATVQNKLHWAIHGQTAAEVILSRADAAKTHMGLTTWKDAPKGKIQKFDVSVAKNYLTADEMAQLQRLVSAYLDVAEDMALRQIPMTMQDWETRLNRFIAATDREILQDAGKVTAEIAQAHAESEFEKYRIVQDRLFESDFDRVIKKLPGAGDKP; this is translated from the coding sequence ATGAGCAAAGATAAGCCTACTCGTGGTGGGGGTAAAAAGAAGGACACAGTCTCGCTGGTCCGTTCTTCGGCGGCGGAGTATCTGACTTTTGTGGCGGCCAGTGGCAAGGGCGGAGTGGAGGCGGTTTATGCTGGTGAGAATGTGTGGCTCAGCCAGAAGATGATGGGGTTGCTGTATGATGTGGAGACGCACACCATCAATTACCATCTCAAACAAGTTTTTGCTGATCACGAGTTGCAGGAGGAGTCAGTTATTCGAAATTTTCGAATAACTGCCGCTGACGGCAAAGCCTACGACACGCAGCACTACAATTTGGCCGCGATCATCGCCGTGGGCTACAAGGTGAATTCGGGACGCGCCGTGCAGTTCCGCAAGTGGGCCACCACGATCATCGAGTCGTTCACCATCAAGGGTTTTGCGATGGATGACGAGCGGCTGAAGAACGATGGCTCCATCCTTGGGAAAAAGTATTTCGAGGAGCAGCTTCAGCGCATCCGGGAAATCCGCCTGAGCGAGCGCAAGTTTTATCAGAAGATCACGGACATCTACGCCACTTCCATCGATTACGATGTCACTGCCGCCGCTACTCAGCGCTTTTTCGCCACGGTGCAGAACAAGCTGCATTGGGCTATCCACGGGCAGACGGCGGCAGAGGTGATCCTCTCCCGCGCTGATGCGGCCAAAACACACATGGGGCTGACTACCTGGAAGGACGCGCCCAAGGGTAAGATCCAGAAGTTCGATGTAAGTGTGGCGAAAAATTATCTTACGGCCGACGAAATGGCGCAATTGCAACGGTTGGTTTCCGCCTATCTGGATGTGGCTGAGGATATGGCGCTACGGCAGATCCCGATGACGATGCAGGATTGGGAGACCCGGCTTAACCGCTTCATTGCCGCGACGGACCGTGAGATATTGCAGGATGCGGGCAAGGTGACGGCCGAAATTGCCCAGGCTCATGCGGAAAGTGAGTTTGAGAAATACAGGATTGTGCAAGACCGGTTGTTCGAATCGGATTTTGACAGGGTGATCAAGAAACTGCCGGGAGCGGGTGATAAACCGTAA
- the pyrF gene encoding orotidine-5'-phosphate decarboxylase → MRNPIIVALDVPTAEQAIQLANALRGSVGALKIGSELFTAAGPSIVKEIKATGAGVFLDLKFHDIPNTVAKAVASATRMGVDMLTIHTCGGSAMMKAAEESAQKTALQAGIPAPLVLGVTVLTSMDQQSLSETGVGDDIGKQVERLATLASQSGLRGLVCSPLEIALLRQVLPHEVQLVTPGVRGAGQDLGDQKRVLSPKEAMAAGANWLVIGRPIYQAANPRQAAEEILQSING, encoded by the coding sequence ATGCGCAATCCGATCATTGTTGCCCTCGACGTTCCCACCGCTGAACAGGCCATCCAACTGGCCAATGCCCTGCGTGGCTCCGTGGGCGCGCTCAAGATCGGCAGTGAACTCTTCACCGCCGCCGGCCCATCCATCGTCAAAGAGATCAAGGCCACCGGTGCCGGTGTGTTCCTGGACCTGAAATTTCACGACATCCCGAACACCGTCGCGAAGGCCGTCGCCTCCGCCACGCGCATGGGCGTGGACATGCTCACCATCCACACCTGCGGCGGCAGCGCGATGATGAAGGCCGCCGAGGAATCCGCCCAAAAGACTGCGCTGCAAGCCGGTATCCCCGCCCCGCTCGTCCTCGGCGTGACCGTCCTCACCAGCATGGATCAACAGTCTCTTTCGGAAACCGGCGTGGGTGATGACATCGGCAAACAAGTGGAACGCCTCGCGACCCTCGCCAGCCAAAGCGGCCTGCGCGGCCTCGTCTGCTCCCCTTTGGAGATCGCTCTCCTGCGCCAAGTCCTCCCCCACGAAGTCCAGCTCGTCACCCCCGGCGTGCGCGGTGCTGGCCAAGACCTAGGCGATCAAAAACGCGTCCTCAGCCCGAAAGAAGCGATGGCTGCCGGAGCCAACTGGCTCGTCATCGGCCGCCCCATCTACCAAGCCGCCAACCCCCGCCAGGCCGCCGAAGAGATTCTGCAAAGCATCAACGGCTAA